AAAAAAGTATTTTATTAACGGCAAAAAACATCTTGTATTTTTTGCGGTGGGAGGAAATAGAAAAGATGGAAAGGTTGATGTTTACTTACCGGAAGGAAAAGAGCTGAAAAAACTAAAATCTCTTTTTGGTAACGAAAAAGGTCTCTATATGGACGTTGTTATACATCAAAAGATTTTTGCCTCTAAAGAGGGAAGGCTTCATATAGTTATGGATGAGAAGAGTGGAGTCGCTAAAAAAGCTCTTTTAAAAGATGTGATATTTTTTGGGGATATTGTTGGAAAATTGGATAAATTAAAGATTAAATATTAGTGTATTGGTATATTAGTATATTTGGTATATTGGAAATTAGGATTTTTGGTTGAGTGGTTGAGTGGTTGAGTAGTAAATTAACACACCCACACTTACACCCCTTTAGCCTTCATTTTTTGAATCGTAAATCGTGGTAAGGGGATAAGGGGGTAAGGGGATTGCTTGCACTACACTACTATATAAAGGAGGAGGGTGATAAAAAGAGTAGAAATCGGTATTTGGTATATGCTTTTTGCCTCGCTTTTGTTTGCTGGAATGGGAGTGTTTGCCAAACTGTTGAGTCAAAACTTGCCCTCTTTGGAGGTCGTTTTTTTTAGAAACCTATTTGGCGTTATACTTATAAGCGCTACGCTTTTTGCAAAACCTATGAGGCATAAAGGCGGGAGGCCTTGGCTACTTCTTTTTAGAGGTTTGATGGGTTTTTTGGCACTTTTGTGTTTTTTTTACGATATAGCGCATATTCCTTTGGGAGAAGCTATGACTTACTCTAAAACTTCTCCTATATTTACAGCGCTTTTTGCTTTTTTGTTTTTAAAAGAAGCTCTAGGTAAAAGGGGTTGGTTTGCGCTTTTTATAGGTTTTGTCGGAATCGTTTTTATAACAGATCCCTTTCATACCCCTTTTGATAAATACGACATTTTAGGGATTTTAAGCGGTGTTGGAGCCGCTTTGGCTTACACGAGCGTAAAAGAGTTAAAAAAGTATTACGATACTAGGGCCATAGTTCTTTCTTTTATGGTGGTAGGAAGTGTCGGGCCTCTTATATTGATGGGTGTTTCAAGATTTGTAAAAGTTGAAGAGCTCGATTTTATGTTGGCCGAATTTGTAATGCCCGAGGGTGAGATGTGGGTATATATTTTCTTTATGGGGCTTTTGGCTACTTTGGCACAAGTATATATGACAAAGGCTTACGGCGCTAGTAAAGCGGGAGTCGTAGGGACTATAAGCTATTCTAATATACTTTTTTCCATCGCTTTAGGGATAGTTTTTTTAAACGATCCTTTTCCTGAAACTATCAAGATTTTGGGTATAATCTTAATAGTGATTAGTGGAATTTTGGTAGCTAGGAGATAATAATGGCAGCTTTGGATTTATTGGATAGATATACATATGAAGATTATAAAAAATGGGAAGATAGATGGGAATTGATAGATGGA
This Nitrosophilus labii DNA region includes the following protein-coding sequences:
- a CDS encoding DMT family transporter, with the translated sequence MIKRVEIGIWYMLFASLLFAGMGVFAKLLSQNLPSLEVVFFRNLFGVILISATLFAKPMRHKGGRPWLLLFRGLMGFLALLCFFYDIAHIPLGEAMTYSKTSPIFTALFAFLFLKEALGKRGWFALFIGFVGIVFITDPFHTPFDKYDILGILSGVGAALAYTSVKELKKYYDTRAIVLSFMVVGSVGPLILMGVSRFVKVEELDFMLAEFVMPEGEMWVYIFFMGLLATLAQVYMTKAYGASKAGVVGTISYSNILFSIALGIVFLNDPFPETIKILGIILIVISGILVARR